The following coding sequences are from one SAR86 cluster bacterium window:
- the recR gene encoding recombination mediator RecR, with amino-acid sequence MMNLQILPGVGPKTAKRLALFLLGENKKDARKLSCSIDEALDSIKECQICGVLNDLEICSICSDPARDNSNLCVVETTSDLFAIEDTKEFNGKYFVLNGLLSPIDGIGPDELRINKLMEICNTRKVKEIVIALNSTLEGEATGYFLFENFKGMDIKVSKLAEGVPAGGDLDYVDNNTLKRAFSWRRELSKD; translated from the coding sequence ATGATGAATTTACAAATTCTTCCGGGGGTCGGTCCAAAGACTGCAAAAAGGTTGGCTCTTTTTTTACTTGGAGAAAATAAAAAAGATGCCAGAAAACTGTCATGCTCTATTGATGAAGCGTTGGATTCTATAAAAGAATGTCAAATCTGTGGTGTGCTTAATGATTTAGAAATTTGTTCAATCTGTTCTGATCCTGCCAGAGATAATTCTAATTTATGCGTTGTAGAGACAACCTCAGATCTTTTTGCAATTGAAGATACAAAAGAATTTAATGGAAAATATTTTGTATTAAACGGTTTATTGTCACCTATTGATGGTATTGGCCCAGACGAATTAAGGATAAATAAACTTATGGAAATCTGTAATACTAGAAAAGTTAAAGAAATTGTAATAGCTTTGAATTCAACTTTAGAGGGAGAAGCAACAGGTTATTTTTTATTTGAGAATTTTAAAGGAATGGATATTAAAGTTTCAAAATTAGCGGAAGGCGTTCCTGCGGGAGGAGACTTAGATTATGTTGACAATAACACCCTAAAAAGAGCTTTTTCATGGAGAAGAGAGCTAAGTAAAGATTAA
- the dcd gene encoding dCTP deaminase yields the protein MSIKSDSWIKRNVLESEMINPFEPNQVRKNKDNKKLISYGLSSYGYDVRCSEKFKIFTNINSATVDPKNFDPDSFVDFEGPECIIPPNSFALASTIEYFKIPRNVLTVCLGKSTYARCGIIVNVTPLEPEWEGHVTLEFSNTTSLPAKIYANEGVAQMLFFESDETCEVSYKDRGGKYQGQKGVTLPKA from the coding sequence ATGAGCATAAAATCGGACAGTTGGATTAAAAGGAATGTTTTAGAATCAGAAATGATAAATCCCTTTGAACCTAATCAAGTTAGAAAAAATAAAGATAACAAAAAATTAATTTCTTATGGACTATCTAGTTATGGATACGATGTTAGATGCTCTGAAAAATTTAAAATTTTTACCAACATAAATTCAGCAACAGTAGATCCAAAAAATTTCGATCCAGATAGTTTTGTAGATTTTGAAGGTCCTGAATGCATTATTCCTCCTAATTCGTTCGCTTTAGCAAGCACGATCGAATACTTTAAAATTCCAAGAAACGTTTTAACTGTGTGCTTAGGAAAGTCTACTTATGCTAGGTGCGGTATCATTGTAAATGTGACACCTCTTGAACCAGAATGGGAAGGCCATGTAACTTTAGAATTTTCTAACACAACTAGTTTACCAGCCAAAATCTATGCAAATGAGGGAGTTGCTCAAATGTTATTTTTCGAATCAGATGAGACTTGTGAAGTCAGTTACAAAGATCGAGGAGGCAAATATCAAGGACAAAAAGGAGTTACTCTTCCAAAGGCCTAG
- the purN gene encoding phosphoribosylglycinamide formyltransferase, with the protein MDSFNIAVFASGNGSNLQSLLNTKKLNNEDSIDVSVVFSNKLDAYALKRAEKSNIPFFSINPASFDDRKKFDVAVLNKLKTFNFDLIVLAGYMRILSKEFLREFEGKIINLHPSLLPKYPGLNTHQKVIENKDSHHGATVHFVDEGLDTGQIIGFSKFKIKEYEINLLEAKVHKIEHKLLPLICSLIKNKRLEFKNNELKIDNIEYPDGKEFYF; encoded by the coding sequence ATGGATTCTTTTAACATTGCAGTTTTTGCTTCTGGTAACGGTTCTAACTTGCAAAGTCTTTTAAATACTAAAAAGTTGAATAATGAAGATTCTATTGATGTCTCAGTTGTATTTTCAAATAAACTTGATGCCTATGCTCTTAAAAGAGCTGAAAAAAGTAACATACCATTTTTCTCTATTAATCCCGCTTCTTTCGATGATAGAAAAAAATTTGATGTTGCTGTTTTAAATAAGCTAAAAACTTTCAATTTTGATTTAATCGTTTTAGCGGGATATATGAGAATTTTAAGCAAAGAATTTTTAAGAGAATTTGAGGGAAAAATAATAAATCTTCATCCTTCTTTACTCCCAAAGTATCCTGGTTTAAATACGCATCAAAAAGTTATTGAAAATAAAGACTCTCATCATGGAGCTACAGTGCATTTTGTGGATGAGGGTCTGGATACAGGACAAATAATTGGATTTAGTAAATTCAAAATAAAAGAATATGAAATTAACCTTTTAGAAGCAAAAGTTCACAAAATAGAACACAAACTTTTACCTTTAATCTGTAGTCTAATAAAAAACAAACGTCTAGAATTTAAAAATAATGAGCTTAAAATCGACAATATTGAATATCCTGACGGTAAAGAATTTTATTTTTAA
- the purM gene encoding phosphoribosylformylglycinamidine cyclo-ligase yields the protein MSSRKKISYKKSGVDIAKGDKLVEKIKPIAKATFRKEVINEIGGFSSLMSIPKKYKNPVLVSSTDGVGTKIEIAEMMKNHTTIGIDLVAMCVNDLITSGAEPLFFLDYLVTDKINLQKSKEIISGIANGCRESNCSLIGGETAEHPKNFPKGKYDLAGFSVGIIEKENLKKEKLKSGDILVGLKSSGLHSNGFSLVRELIKRKKIFLNDKFGSSSLGQTLLKPTKLYVNEILKLSNKVKIKNMAHITGGGLIGNLERILPNKYSFELSKKDLFFFHKKLFSYLMEKSALTDIEMLRTFNCGYGMIIIIGQEDLKKTIINLNKLKQKFRVLGNVTRKTEEPKIKFI from the coding sequence TTGTCCTCACGAAAAAAAATCTCCTACAAAAAATCTGGCGTTGATATAGCAAAGGGAGACAAGCTAGTAGAAAAAATAAAACCAATAGCCAAAGCTACTTTTAGAAAAGAAGTTATAAACGAAATTGGTGGATTCTCCTCCTTAATGTCAATACCAAAAAAATATAAAAATCCTGTTCTAGTGAGTTCTACTGATGGAGTTGGCACAAAGATTGAAATAGCTGAAATGATGAAAAATCATACAACAATAGGAATTGATTTAGTGGCAATGTGTGTAAACGATCTTATAACTTCCGGAGCAGAACCACTGTTTTTTTTAGACTATTTAGTAACTGATAAAATTAATTTGCAAAAATCTAAGGAGATAATTTCTGGCATAGCAAATGGATGTAGAGAGTCTAATTGTTCTCTTATTGGAGGAGAAACAGCGGAACACCCAAAAAACTTTCCTAAAGGTAAATACGATTTAGCAGGCTTTTCTGTTGGAATAATTGAGAAAGAGAATTTAAAAAAAGAAAAATTAAAGTCAGGAGATATTTTAGTAGGACTAAAATCTTCTGGACTTCATTCAAATGGTTTTTCTTTAGTTAGAGAACTCATAAAGCGTAAAAAAATTTTTTTAAATGATAAATTTGGCTCCTCCTCTTTAGGACAAACACTTTTGAAACCAACAAAATTGTACGTTAATGAAATTTTAAAACTTTCAAATAAAGTTAAGATTAAAAATATGGCACATATTACCGGAGGTGGATTGATAGGTAATTTAGAAAGAATATTGCCAAATAAATATAGTTTTGAATTATCTAAAAAAGATTTATTCTTCTTTCATAAAAAATTGTTCTCCTATTTAATGGAAAAGTCGGCTTTGACAGATATTGAAATGTTAAGAACTTTTAATTGCGGATATGGAATGATTATTATAATTGGACAAGAAGACTTAAAGAAAACAATAATAAATTTGAATAAACTTAAACAAAAATTTCGTGTTTTAGGGAATGTGACGCGAAAAACAGAAGAACCAAAAATTAAATTTATTTAA
- a CDS encoding CDP-alcohol phosphatidyltransferase family protein: MLNFLPNFITLFRFFLVYPIVISIIENQFLLAIIFFILAGISDFFDGYLARKLKATSEFGMIADPIADKTLIIATLISLTIAGRVDLWIAYLVLGRDMIAVVGFILATILLSPYKVKTHFSGKLYTTFLLIFLGLVILSSANLFNNSFVNLIVIFVLIISVFLSLFDYFRDPGFSLYKKIF, encoded by the coding sequence ATGCTTAATTTCCTTCCTAATTTTATAACTCTTTTTCGTTTTTTTTTGGTTTATCCCATAGTGATAAGTATTATTGAAAATCAGTTTTTATTAGCAATTATTTTTTTTATACTTGCCGGAATATCAGATTTTTTTGATGGTTATCTAGCCCGAAAATTAAAAGCTACATCAGAATTTGGTATGATTGCTGATCCCATTGCCGACAAAACGTTAATCATTGCAACTTTAATTTCTTTAACCATTGCAGGTAGAGTTGATCTTTGGATTGCCTACTTAGTATTAGGAAGAGATATGATTGCTGTAGTTGGCTTCATATTAGCTACAATTCTTCTTAGTCCATACAAGGTTAAAACTCATTTCTCAGGAAAACTTTATACAACTTTTTTATTAATTTTTCTGGGTTTAGTGATTCTTTCTTCTGCTAATTTATTTAATAATTCATTTGTAAATTTAATAGTAATTTTTGTACTTATTATTTCTGTCTTTCTTAGTTTATTTGACTATTTTAGAGATCCAGGATTTAGTCTTTATAAAAAGATTTTTTAA
- a CDS encoding DnaA/Hda family protein gives MEQQTLSLKFEESMQLDDLKSCSFFREISIRCENFLKGDDHLAIFLGKEDIAKSFFFFAFYNYLNIKHKCIYFSLKESILPINLKIEDGEIVFIDGYNHLFNSEEGEKKLFNLFNSSKEKNIKVFFNNSLQGPQEMKLEDLNSRLSSSLQIDFPVLSDNDKKIIVINFLKKRGLLMNEQSIDYILKRYSRNLNDLIELSIKLDKISLEQKKNITIPLIKEFTSL, from the coding sequence ATGGAACAGCAAACTTTAAGTCTAAAATTTGAGGAATCTATGCAGCTAGATGATCTGAAATCATGTAGTTTCTTTCGAGAGATCTCAATCAGATGTGAAAATTTTTTAAAAGGCGATGATCATTTAGCTATATTTTTGGGAAAAGAGGATATTGCAAAATCTTTTTTCTTTTTTGCCTTTTACAATTATTTAAATATTAAACACAAATGTATTTATTTCTCTCTAAAAGAGAGCATTCTGCCGATAAATCTTAAAATTGAAGATGGAGAGATAGTTTTTATCGATGGATACAACCACCTTTTTAACTCAGAAGAAGGGGAAAAAAAACTTTTTAATTTATTTAACTCATCTAAAGAAAAAAATATAAAAGTTTTCTTTAATAATTCATTGCAAGGACCTCAAGAAATGAAGTTAGAAGATTTAAACTCCCGATTATCATCGAGTTTGCAAATAGATTTCCCTGTCTTATCAGATAACGACAAAAAAATTATAGTCATTAACTTTTTAAAAAAAAGAGGTCTATTGATGAACGAGCAGTCGATCGATTATATTCTTAAACGATACTCAAGAAATCTAAATGATTTGATAGAACTTTCCATTAAACTTGACAAAATTTCATTAGAACAAAAGAAAAATATAACTATTCCTTTAATAAAAGAATTTACAAGCCTTTAA
- the sppA gene encoding signal peptide peptidase SppA produces MFTNILNRIDFFRKVLVNSIFVIILLLVFLGLLIAPFLNSSIDKKSSILVLDGTSQSSSNSNFFDFNTGLSTFQIINVIETAQEDNEIEIILIDSSMMSLSATDALEIGQALENFKATGKKVISYGDFFFQHQYLLASFADEILINPFGLVYIEGYKDFRLYFKDALEKYKIDINTYVAGEYKSASEIFTNDSMTESTKIESKRFLGSLWENWVKIVSLNREDLLKISIQNYIDDIGSLVSSAKNGSELAVSLGLADKVLNRIELEDYFLNLSDGNRKYYLNFLDYFEKISLPESSNKLAIINAEGEIVDGDYDENNLSNGHFARLISKVKNGDFAGLLIRLNTPGGSGFASESIRQEILELKKNGLPIIISMADIAASGGYWISADANEIWASPFCLTGSIGVWTAVPNFEQSLNEVGINYDGISTTSFNPSLIKKPDANSNLLLQNLVDSAYQDFLDLVSKGRALDRTYTDSISQGKVWDANNAKEIGLIDQIGSQRNALDRLAELANVKDYSIEIIESEKNYFDQIEKYFSGIFFNYANFFNTEKFGYTMKNILNKQKPFPFQLNLICLECIKGL; encoded by the coding sequence ATGTTCACAAATATTCTAAATAGAATTGATTTTTTTCGAAAAGTACTAGTCAATTCAATTTTCGTAATTATTTTATTATTGGTTTTTTTAGGACTTTTAATAGCGCCCTTTTTAAACTCTTCAATCGATAAAAAAAGCTCAATTCTTGTTCTCGATGGCACTTCTCAATCTTCTAGTAATAGTAATTTTTTTGATTTCAATACCGGTTTATCGACTTTTCAAATCATAAATGTGATTGAAACAGCTCAAGAAGACAACGAGATTGAAATAATCTTGATAGATTCCTCGATGATGAGTCTATCGGCAACTGATGCTCTAGAGATTGGTCAGGCTTTAGAAAACTTTAAAGCGACTGGGAAAAAAGTAATTAGTTATGGAGACTTTTTCTTCCAACATCAATATTTATTGGCATCCTTTGCTGATGAAATTTTAATCAATCCGTTTGGACTAGTTTACATTGAAGGCTATAAAGATTTTCGACTTTATTTCAAAGATGCATTAGAGAAATACAAAATAGACATTAATACTTATGTCGCGGGTGAATATAAATCTGCTTCAGAAATATTTACGAATGATTCAATGACCGAATCAACAAAGATTGAGTCAAAAAGATTTCTTGGATCTCTCTGGGAGAATTGGGTAAAGATTGTTTCTTTGAATAGAGAAGATTTATTAAAAATAAGTATCCAAAATTATATTGATGATATTGGTAGTCTAGTTTCTTCTGCTAAGAACGGATCAGAGTTGGCTGTTTCTTTGGGACTGGCTGATAAAGTTCTTAATAGAATTGAACTAGAAGATTACTTTCTCAACCTATCAGATGGTAATCGAAAGTATTATTTAAACTTCTTAGATTATTTTGAAAAAATTTCCTTGCCTGAAAGTTCAAATAAGTTAGCTATTATCAATGCAGAAGGAGAAATCGTAGATGGTGACTATGATGAAAATAATCTCTCCAATGGACATTTTGCTAGATTAATTTCAAAAGTTAAGAATGGAGATTTTGCGGGGTTATTGATTAGACTCAACACACCTGGTGGAAGTGGTTTTGCCTCCGAAAGTATAAGGCAAGAAATTCTTGAGCTTAAAAAAAATGGTCTACCAATAATTATATCCATGGCGGACATTGCAGCTTCTGGTGGTTATTGGATATCTGCTGACGCAAATGAAATTTGGGCATCTCCCTTTTGCTTAACGGGGTCAATTGGCGTATGGACTGCAGTTCCAAATTTCGAACAAAGTTTGAACGAAGTAGGTATAAATTATGATGGGATAAGTACTACAAGTTTCAATCCATCTTTGATCAAGAAGCCGGATGCAAACTCTAATTTACTCCTGCAGAACCTTGTAGATTCTGCATATCAAGATTTTTTAGATTTGGTTTCTAAAGGAAGAGCCCTTGATAGAACCTATACAGATTCAATATCGCAGGGAAAAGTTTGGGATGCTAATAATGCTAAAGAAATAGGATTAATTGATCAAATAGGTTCTCAAAGAAATGCACTAGATAGACTGGCCGAATTGGCTAATGTAAAAGATTATTCTATTGAAATTATTGAGAGTGAAAAAAACTATTTTGATCAGATTGAAAAGTATTTTTCAGGTATTTTTTTTAATTACGCAAACTTTTTTAACACTGAAAAATTTGGTTACACTATGAAAAATATTCTGAATAAACAGAAGCCATTTCCATTTCAATTAAACCTCATATGCTTAGAATGCATTAAAGGCTTGTAA
- a CDS encoding TlpA family protein disulfide reductase — protein MRNFIILVTFILFVGCGANDLTFHKISGKNINDLSGKWTVINYWADWCPPCIKEIPELHELDKNFEKIQVFLFNFDRLQGDELEEQLVRFNVSLPALITDPSNFFDIDVPDALPVSFIIDPNLSLSLTLKGPQTKESILEAINYSE, from the coding sequence ATGAGAAATTTTATTATCTTAGTCACTTTTATACTTTTTGTCGGATGCGGTGCTAATGATTTAACTTTCCACAAAATTAGTGGAAAAAATATTAATGATTTGTCAGGCAAATGGACGGTTATTAATTACTGGGCAGATTGGTGCCCTCCATGTATAAAGGAAATTCCTGAATTACATGAACTCGATAAAAATTTTGAAAAAATACAAGTTTTTTTGTTTAACTTTGATAGATTACAAGGAGATGAGTTAGAGGAGCAATTGGTGAGATTCAATGTAAGCCTCCCAGCACTTATAACCGATCCTAGTAATTTTTTCGATATTGATGTTCCAGACGCGCTTCCAGTTTCTTTTATCATAGATCCGAATCTGAGTTTATCTTTAACTCTCAAAGGACCGCAGACTAAGGAATCTATTTTAGAAGCTATAAATTATTCTGAATAA
- a CDS encoding peptidoglycan DD-metalloendopeptidase family protein, translating into MNPKLQKLISVFVVSFLIVGCNSLIPIYQNCNFPEQNLVPGGLINIKKKNVNLDLIDFEYFECGQSKDLRIIAPIAYNFDMRDIENIGLTIKNKEFRESRIVIKEKKFNQLSKENLERINLERDLYINALKKKYSSSKLNLPLLSPTKGIVSSEYGVKRFINNVRKNPHLGLDIAAKLGEPVYAAANGKVLLSENFFYRGNFILLGHAQNLKTSYSHLNKSIVKKDDEVSKGDLIGFVGSSGRVTGPHLHFEVLLLNKKLDPEVFIQNNL; encoded by the coding sequence TTGAATCCAAAGTTACAAAAACTGATTAGTGTTTTTGTAGTTTCTTTTTTAATAGTTGGCTGTAATTCCTTGATACCAATTTATCAAAATTGTAATTTCCCTGAGCAAAATCTTGTACCTGGTGGTCTTATAAATATTAAAAAGAAAAATGTGAACCTAGATTTAATTGATTTTGAATATTTTGAATGTGGTCAAAGTAAAGACTTAAGAATAATAGCGCCAATTGCTTACAACTTTGATATGAGAGATATAGAAAATATTGGATTAACAATAAAAAATAAAGAATTTAGAGAGTCTCGAATTGTAATAAAAGAAAAAAAATTTAATCAACTTAGTAAAGAAAATTTAGAAAGAATTAATCTTGAAAGAGATCTTTATATTAATGCACTTAAAAAAAAATATTCCTCGTCAAAACTAAATTTACCTCTACTTTCACCAACAAAAGGAATTGTCTCAAGCGAATATGGTGTAAAGAGATTTATAAACAATGTTAGAAAAAACCCTCATCTAGGTCTAGATATTGCTGCAAAGTTAGGAGAACCGGTATATGCAGCTGCTAATGGGAAAGTCCTTCTCTCAGAAAATTTTTTTTACAGGGGGAATTTTATTCTTCTTGGGCATGCTCAAAATCTAAAAACTTCATATTCACATCTTAATAAATCTATTGTTAAAAAAGATGATGAGGTATCGAAAGGAGATTTAATCGGTTTTGTTGGAAGTTCAGGAAGAGTTACCGGGCCACATCTTCACTTTGAAGTTTTATTGCTTAATAAAAAATTAGATCCAGAAGTTTTTATTCAGAATAATTTATAG
- the xseA gene encoding exodeoxyribonuclease VII large subunit, producing MPNSNQNNFNILSVSELNNSAKRLLEKNYSAVWIKGEVSNFRSYDSGHWYFKIKDDSSEIQCVMFRFRNSSANMQPIDGDQLILNGSISMYLAKGTYQFQVDSIEYAGEGVLLKNFEILKNKLNKEGFFEESHKLEIPLLPKHIGVITSTSGVVIEDIRNVLSRRAPLIEVSLIPSLVQGDGSEDSLLNAILKIDELHRLKSLDIIIFARGGGSLEDLWSFNSEKLAKEIFKLNIPTISAIGHETDFTICDFVSDLRAPTPSAAAEIISEGFVEKKSDLKDGILILVNSLKNQISYYENKLNVVNKSLINPKTKIYQNNQKLDELKNLLKKQMFQNFLNYKNVIDFSFSDLLKSNPANKILVIKKELEGNINLMNKAMQSFVELRLEKFSSVVGEMNSLSPLNVLSRGYSISKNKKTDKIIRSKKDINLGDVISTKASEISFESKVTKTD from the coding sequence ATGCCGAATTCTAATCAAAATAATTTTAATATTTTATCTGTATCTGAACTAAATAACTCTGCAAAGAGACTTCTCGAAAAAAATTACTCTGCAGTATGGATAAAAGGCGAAGTAAGTAATTTTAGGTCTTACGATTCAGGTCATTGGTATTTTAAAATTAAAGATGATAGTTCAGAAATTCAGTGCGTTATGTTTAGATTTAGAAATAGTTCCGCAAATATGCAGCCCATCGATGGTGACCAGTTAATTTTAAATGGTTCAATCTCCATGTATCTCGCAAAAGGTACTTATCAATTCCAAGTCGATTCAATCGAATATGCTGGAGAAGGAGTTCTTTTAAAAAATTTCGAGATTTTAAAAAATAAACTTAACAAAGAAGGTTTCTTTGAAGAATCTCATAAACTTGAGATCCCCCTCCTTCCAAAGCATATTGGAGTTATTACTTCTACTAGTGGAGTTGTAATAGAAGATATAAGAAACGTATTGAGTAGAAGAGCGCCATTGATAGAAGTATCTTTAATACCCTCGCTAGTTCAAGGCGACGGTTCAGAAGACAGTCTTCTTAATGCAATTTTAAAAATAGATGAATTACATCGATTAAAAAGTCTCGATATCATAATTTTTGCTCGAGGTGGCGGCTCCTTAGAAGATCTATGGTCATTTAATTCAGAAAAATTAGCTAAGGAAATCTTTAAATTAAACATACCAACTATAAGTGCTATAGGTCATGAAACAGATTTCACTATATGTGATTTTGTTTCGGATTTAAGAGCTCCTACGCCCTCTGCTGCGGCAGAGATTATCAGTGAAGGTTTTGTAGAAAAAAAATCTGACTTGAAAGATGGAATTTTAATTTTAGTCAATTCGTTGAAAAATCAAATTTCATACTATGAAAATAAATTAAATGTCGTGAATAAAAGTCTCATTAACCCCAAGACAAAGATTTATCAGAATAATCAAAAACTGGACGAACTAAAAAATCTCCTAAAAAAGCAAATGTTTCAAAATTTTCTTAACTATAAAAATGTTATTGATTTTTCTTTTTCTGACCTACTGAAATCAAACCCTGCAAATAAAATCCTTGTTATTAAAAAAGAACTAGAGGGAAACATAAATTTAATGAATAAAGCAATGCAATCTTTTGTAGAACTAAGACTAGAAAAGTTTTCAAGTGTTGTGGGTGAAATGAACTCTTTAAGCCCTCTCAATGTTCTATCAAGAGGGTACTCAATATCCAAAAATAAAAAAACTGATAAAATTATTAGATCAAAAAAGGATATAAATCTAGGTGATGTCATTTCAACTAAAGCTTCTGAGATTTCTTTTGAATCCAAAGTTACAAAAACTGATTAG
- a CDS encoding DMT family transporter yields MNSKFLPILATCIGGCLIGLAPIFVRFSEIGPSLTGFYRFVFATTLILIYGLISGKLKFLKFRELLIVAIPGLCFGIDITFWHSSITMTSVANATLFINTAPLYVCLFALIIFKERLNFLFLVALVLSFSGILIMTTSASSFSGDFYSLGNFLALLGAFFYAGYLLSVNKLSDRYDIFNLIFYSSLFACIPLGMGSLLELDRPFPSSYLGWSNFLGQAIFVQIMGQGLVIYGLSKIKPQISSLLLLFQPVTATILGVYFFSETLLLGQFIGVIILLIGIYFAGLSERLNRGNQ; encoded by the coding sequence ATGAATAGTAAATTTTTACCAATTCTTGCAACTTGCATTGGTGGTTGTCTCATAGGGCTTGCTCCAATTTTTGTTAGATTTAGTGAAATAGGACCTTCCCTTACAGGATTTTATAGATTTGTATTTGCAACAACTTTAATTTTAATTTATGGACTTATTTCTGGAAAATTAAAATTTTTAAAATTTAGAGAACTTTTAATTGTTGCTATTCCTGGATTATGTTTTGGAATTGATATTACATTTTGGCATTCTTCAATAACTATGACGTCAGTTGCCAATGCAACTTTGTTCATAAACACTGCACCTTTGTATGTTTGTTTATTTGCTTTAATTATTTTTAAGGAAAGATTAAATTTCTTATTTTTAGTTGCTTTAGTTTTATCTTTTTCCGGAATTTTAATTATGACAACTTCAGCCTCCTCATTTTCAGGTGATTTTTATTCACTTGGAAACTTCTTGGCCCTTCTTGGCGCTTTTTTTTATGCTGGATATCTATTATCAGTTAATAAGTTATCTGATCGATATGATATTTTTAATCTAATTTTTTATTCTTCTCTATTTGCTTGTATTCCATTAGGTATGGGAAGTTTATTAGAATTAGATAGACCATTTCCAAGCTCCTATTTAGGCTGGAGTAACTTTTTAGGGCAAGCAATATTCGTTCAAATCATGGGGCAAGGACTAGTAATTTATGGTCTTTCTAAAATTAAACCTCAAATATCTTCTTTACTCTTACTATTTCAGCCAGTGACGGCAACAATTTTAGGAGTTTATTTTTTTTCTGAAACTTTATTATTAGGCCAATTCATAGGTGTTATCATTCTTTTGATAGGCATTTATTTTGCTGGTTTGAGTGAAAGATTAAATAGGGGTAATCAATGA